The following are encoded in a window of Castanea sativa cultivar Marrone di Chiusa Pesio chromosome 9, ASM4071231v1 genomic DNA:
- the LOC142609025 gene encoding uncharacterized protein LOC142609025: MDEFNKCTNKNYNKTQLTQKYQRMKGRHRTFSQLIGRTGMGWDPISNTVTSSEEAWPAAFAISHKFKKFKKKGLQHFELLGLFNSNTATGFLQISSAQLAPNSDEERELDAAFLLTGVHVNVNSDSVDDMEELPTPSEAQSWRQAEKRPAEPSYSSEKRKKGHSLETMTEAIWGFTDMRNQMGKKSTDIGESGVGGHTELVTKAVTLLNKHTDVDHVTYCKVVQELHNTKSRAAFFAMMVDRRRAWIEFIRGGCNSDGGG, from the exons ATGGATGAGTTTAACAAATGCacgaataaaaattacaacaagACACAACTTACACAAAAATATCAACGAATGAAAGGTCGACACCGCACATTCTCCCAGCTCATCGGACGTACGGGAATGGGATGGGACCCCATTTCAAATACAGTGACGTCCAGTGAGGAAGCATGGCCTGCTGCATTTGCG ATCAGTCataaattcaagaagttcaagAAAAAGGGGCTGCAACACTTCGAGctattgggccttttcaattcaAACACAGCCACGGGTTTCCTCCAAATATCATCTGCCCAACTAGCTCCCAACAGTGACGAAGAGAGAGAGCTGGATGCAGCCTTCCTATTAACGGGGGTACATGTCAATGTCAACAGCGATAGTGTGGATGACATGGAGGAGCTGCCCACACCGAGTGAAGCCCAAAGCTGGAGGCAAGCTGAAAAGCGGCCAGCTGAACCGTCTTATTCAAgcgaaaaaaggaagaaagggcACTCCCTTGAAACCATGACTGAGGCAATTTGGGGGTTTACTGACATGAGGAACCAGATGGGGAAAAAGTCCACTGACATTGGAGAGTCTGGTGTGGGGGGTCACACTGAGTTAGTTACGAAAGCTGTAACACTGCTCAACAAGCACACCGATGTGGATCATGTCACATATTGCAAGGTCGTGCAAGAGCTTCATAACACTAAGAGTAGAGCCGCTTTTTTTGCTATGATGGTCGATAGAAGAAGGGCTTGGATTGAGTTTATTAGGGGTGGCTGCAATAGTGATGGGGGTGGTTGA
- the LOC142609838 gene encoding pentatricopeptide repeat-containing protein At1g09220, mitochondrial, which produces MKQKNLLLRLMTRRSIPPKQAFTTNLQLQHNSNSNSNANPQRQLRHLVSLLLKHPSNAYATQQVHSHFITSGLLHHHSTSHTFLFNTLLRCYSLTQFPLHAFLLYKHLNSLILSFDSFTYTFLLHNFANFMSTLSAFQLHAVIFKVGFQSHVYVQTALVHVYAVCGCLVDAVHAFDEMPERNIVTWNVLITGLTKWGQLQIARSLFDQMPTRTVVSWTGIIDGYTRMNRPNEALALFQRMVVIDGLEPTEITLLAIFPAISNLGALKLCQSCHAYGEKKGFNASDIRVTNSLIDSYAKCGCIKSASRFFEEVSAQRKNLVSWTSIISGFAMHGLGKEALDSFERMEQVGLRPNRVTFLSVLNACSHAGLVEEGLIFFNKMVNECKLVPDIKHYGCLIDMLGRAGSLEEAEKMALEIPAEILNVVIWRTLLGACSFHGNAEMGERVTMKILEMERAYGGDYVLMSNIFAGVGKFGDAERLRKMMDERNVLKVAGHSLV; this is translated from the coding sequence ATGAAGCAAAAGAATTTGCTGTTGAGGTTGATGACAAGGCGGAGTATTCCTCCCAAGCAGGCCTTTACCACTAATCTCCAACTCCAAcataatagtaatagtaatagtaatgCTAACCCACAACGACAATTACGGCATTTGGTCTCTCTCTTGCTCAAACACCCATCGAACGCTTATGCAACCCAACAAGTCCACTCTCACTTCATCACCTCTGGCTTACTACACCACCACTCTACCTCCCATACCTTTCTCTTCAACACTTTGCTCCGCTGCTATTCCCTCACCCAATTCCCTCTACACGCTTTCCTTCTCTACAAGCACCTCAACTCTCTTATTCTTTCCTTTGACAGCTTCACCTATACTTTCCTTCTCCACAATTTTGCCAACTTTATGTCCACCCTCTCTGCATTTCAACTCCATGCTGTCATTTTCAAAGTGGGTTTTCAATCCCATGTTTACGTACAAACTGCTCTGGTGCACGTGTATGCTGTTTGCGGTTGTTTGGTTGATGCCGTGCACGCGTTTGATGAAATGCCTGAGAGGAACATTGTCACTTGGAATGTCTTGATCACTGGTTTGACGAAGTGGGGTCAGCTCCAAATTGCTCGTTCTCTCTTTGATCAGATGCCAACTCGGACTGTTGTGTCCTGGACTGGTATTATTGATGGCTATACACGTATGAATCGGCCTAATGAAGCTTTGGCTTTGTTTCAAAGAATGGTGGTTATTGACGGTTTAGAACCCACTGAAATTACACTTCTGGCCATTTTTCCGGCCATTTCAAATCTCGGGGCTCTCAAGTTATGCCAATCATGTCACGCTTATGGAGAGAAAAAAGGATTTAATGCATCTGATATACGTGTTACAAATTCCCTTATTGACTCGTATGCAAAATGTGGGTGCATAAAGAGTGCATCAAGATTCTTTGAGGAGGTATCTGCCCAAAGGAAAAATTTGGTGTCCTGGACATCTATAATCTCTGGTTTTGCAATGCATGGTTTAGGAAAAGAAGCATTAGATAGTTTTGAAAGGATGGAGCAAGTTGGTCTGAGGCCAAATCGGGTGacttttttgagtgttttaaaTGCTTGTAGTCATGCAGGACTCGTTGAGGAGGGGCTCATATTTTTTAACAAGATGGTAAATGAGTGTAAACTTGTGCCAGATATCAAGCACTATGGTTGTTTAATAGATATGCTGGGGAGGGCAGGCAGTTTAGAAGAAGCAGAGAAGATGGCATTAGAAATACCTGCTGAGATTCTTAATGTTGTGATTTGGAGGACGCTTTTGGGTGCTTGTAGCTTTCATGGTAATGCTGAGATGGGTGAGAGGGTAACCATGAAGATATTGGAGATGGAGAGGGCATATGGAGGGGATTATGTACTCATGTCCAACATCTTTGCAGGTGTTGGAAAGTTCGGAGATGCTGAGAGGTTAAGAAAAATGATGGATGAGAGGAATGTCTTAAAAGTTGCAGGCCACAGTTTGGTTTAA